Sequence from the Sphingosinicella ginsenosidimutans genome:
GCCGTCCAGATCGGATCGGCGAGCGAGGCGATCACGGTCGGGGCGATCGCCGGCAATGCCAGCGGCTACGGCCTTGTCGTCGACGGCGCGATCGCCGGGATCGGCACCTATGCGGGGGTCAATGGCAACGGCCTGGTGATCGGCGGGCTCGGCGGCAACGTGACGATCGCCGGCGGGATGGCCGTCAACGGATCCGTCAGCGCAAGCTCGAACGGGGCCAACGCGACCGCGATCCATATCGGCTCTGGCGCTAGCGTGCCGACGATCCAGGTGGCCGGCAGGGTGACCGCGGCCGGGGGCACCGACGCCGGCGATCTCAGCCAGGCGATCCTGATCGATCAGGGCGCGAATGTCGCCACGATCCGCAACAGCGGCGCGATCTCGGCCAATGCCGGCGCGAACGGCAGCGCCGCCGCGATCGTCGACCGCTCCGGCGGGGTCGGCCTGGTCGAGAACAAAGGCTCGATCAGCGCGAGCGGGGCGAGCGCCATCGCGATCGATCTCAGCGCAAACACTTCCGGCGCCATCGTGCGCCAGACCGAAGTCGAACAGGGTGCCACACCCCCCGCAATCAACGGCGGCATCCTGTTCGGCACCGGCAACGACCGGCTCGAAATCGCGGACGGCGCCGTCACCGGCGCGACCAGCTTCGGCGCCGGGGACGACACGCTCTCGCTTGGCGGCGATGCCGCCTACAAGGGCAATGTCAGCTTCGGGGCCGGCGCCGATCACATGGTCCTGGCGGGCCAGTCCACCTATTCAGGCAACGCTGATTTCGGCGGCGGCGCGGATCTGCTGGAGGTGAACGGCACCGCCTCCTTCCTCGGCGGGCTCGCCAACGGCGGCGGGCTCGACGTGCGCGTCGGCGGCGGCCGCTTCCAGGCGACCAACCAAGGCTCCGTCGCGCTCAATTCGATCGCGATCACCGGCGGCGGGACGCTTGGCGTCAGCATCGACGGCGCGGCGGGCACGAACACCCATTATGACGTCGCCGGCACCGCGAGCTTCGCCGCCGGCTCGCACGTCCAGGTCCGGCTCGCCAACATCTCGCAATCCGCCGGGCGCTACGAGTTCCTGAGCGCCGGGGCGCTGACCGGCGCCGACAATCTGACCTTCGATGCGACCGGCCTGCCCTTCCTGTTCAAGGGCGCGCTCGAAGCCGACGGCAACGATCTGGCGATCACCATTTCGCGCAAGACTGCGTCGGAGCTCGGCCTCAACGGATCGGCCACGCGCGCCTATGACGCGATCTTCGCGGCGCTCGACAAGGATAGCGCGGTCGGCAGCGTCTTCCTGGGAATCGCCGACAGCGCGACGCTCCGCGCCCAGATCGGCCAGATGCTGCCCGATCATGCCGGCGGCGCGTTCGAGACCGTGACGACCGCGTCGCGTACCACGGCGCGCTTCCTTGCCGATCCCAACGCGCCGGTCGCCGATCTCGGCGGCGGCTGGGGCTTCTGGCTCCAGCAGGTCGCCTGGGGCACGTCGAAGAATCTCGGCGACACCGCCGCCTATGACGTCAACGGCTGGGGCGCGAACGGCGCGGTCGAGCGGCGTACCGGAATCGGCAGCTTCGGCCTCTCGCTCGCCTATCTCGCCGGACAGGATGCGAACGGCGACAACGACAACGAGGTTCGCACCGACCAGTTCGAACTCGCCGGCTATTGGCGGGTGCAGGCGGGCGCGCTGCACGCTTATGCCCGCGCATCGGCGGCGCGGATCAATTTCGACAGCACCCGCTCCTTCGCCGGCATCAGCCTCGCCGGCGCGGAGGTCGATCGCACGAGCGAGGCGGATTGGCACGGTTGGCTCTATTCCGCCGCCGCCGGCCTGTCCTACGAGCTCCGCTTCGGCCGCGTCTTGCTGCGCCCCGGCGCCGGCATCGATTATTATCGACTGACCGAGGGCGGCTATGCGGAGACCGGCGGCGGCGACAGCTTCGACCTCACCGTCGGGCGGCGCACCAGCGACGAGCTGGCCGGCACCGCGAACCTTTCGCTCGGCTACGAATTCGGCAGCCGCAGCCCCGATTCGATCTGGGTCAGGACCGAGATCGAGGGTGGCCGCCGCGAGATCCTCTCGGGCAGGCTCGGCGCGACCACCGCCCAGTTCGCCGACGGCGACCCGTTCACGCTGGAACCGGCGCAGCGCACCAGCGGCTGGGAAGGCGCGCTGAGGGTCATCGGCGGCAGCGGCGTCACCACGATCGCGGCGGAAGGCCATGCCGAGGAGCAGAACGGGCGCGCCTCGGTCGGCTTCCGCGTCTCCGTCGCGTTTGGATTCTAGCCGCCGCCCGCTTATCCTCGCCCCCGGCGCGTGGCGCGGGGAGCGAGGATATGGCGAACAGGATCGTCGTGACGGGCGCGGCCGGAAGCCTTGGCCGCGCCGTGATCGCGAAGCTTGCGAGGAGCGGCGTGCCGGTCGCGGCGATCTTTCGCAAGGACACCGCCGAGATGCCGTCGTCTGACGTCGTCGCGATCGACGGCATCGATCTGACCGATGCCGGGAGCGCGCGCGGCGCATTCGATGCGATCGCCGCGCGGCACGGCCCGATCGGCGGCCTCGTCAACGTCGCCGGCGGCTTCGCGTGGGAGACGGTCGGTGACGGCGGCGAGGACACGTGGGACCGGCTGTTCGCGATCAATCTCAAGACCGCCTTCAACGCCTGCACCGCGGCGATCCCACACCTCGCGGCCGGTGGCGCGATCGTCAACGTCGCGGCGGCGGCAGCGCAGGAGGCCGGCCTTGGCAACGCCGCTTATGCGGCCTCGAAAGCGGGCGTGCTGCGGCTCACCGAAAGCCTCGCCGCGGAGCTCCGGCCCAGGGGCGTCCGCGCCAATGCCGTCCTGCCGACGATCATCGATACGGCTCCCAACCGCGCGGCGATGCCTGACGCGGATTTCACGAAATGGGTGAGGCCGGACGAACTCGCCAACGTGATCGCCTTTCTGCTTTCCGACGAGGCAAGCGCGATCGATGGCGCGGCGATCCCTGTCGCCGGACGCCTTTAGTCAGCCTTGGCGGCGCCCCTCAAAGCGGCGGGGCGAGAAATCGGCCGGATCCACTTCGTTGGCGAGAAGCGAATCGCATAGCGGCGCGCCTTGCGCCAGCGCCGCGCCGAGCCGAGCCATGCCCGGCGCCGTCTGGACGCCATAGCCCCCCTGGCCGACGAGCCAGAAGAAGCCCGGCACCACGCCATCGAAGCCGCAGACCGGAACCCGGTCCGGCGAGAAGGTCCTGAGGCCGGCCCAGCTGTGCCGGATATGGCGGACGGGAATGTCCGCGGCCTTGCCGACGCGATCGACGGCAAGCGCGATGTCCCATTCCTCGGGCTGGATGTCGCACGGCTCGACGAGCGTCTCATCGGCCGGGGACAACAGGACGAGCCCGGCATCGGGCTTGAAATAGAATTGCTCGTCGATGTCGATCACCAGCGGCCAGCCCGCGATCGGCCCTGCGTCCGCCGGCGGATCGACCAGCGCGGCGGTCCGTCGCCGCGGCTCCAGGCCGAGGGGCGCGACGCCGGCCAGGCGGGCGATCTCGTCGCCCCAGGCGCCGGCGGCGTTGACCAGAATCCGGCCCTCGAACGATTCCGCCCCGGCCGATACGACCCAGGCATCGCCGTCGCGACGGATCGCCTCGACCCGCTTCGAGGTCAGCAACGTGCCGCCGTTGAGTTTCAGCCGCCGCAGATAGGCCTGGTGAAGGCCGTGGACATCGATGTCCGCGGCCCCCGGCTCCTCAAGTCCGCCAGCGACATAATCGGGGCGGAGCACCGGGCACAAAGCGCGCGCATCCTCGGCCGAGAGCCGCCGTGCGAAACGGCGAATGTCCGGCTGGCCGGCGAACGCCTCGAGCCGCTCAAGCTGCTCCTTGTTCGCGATGTAGAGCGCGCCGCGCGCGCCGACGAGAGGCGCGTCGGCGAAGTCTCCGGGCGGGTGGAAGAACAACGGCTTGCTCGCGCGGGAGAGCGCGCGCACCGGCGGCTTGCCGTACATCTCGAAGAAGATCGCCGCCGATCGGCCGGTCGAATGGTAATTGGGCTGCGCTTCGGCCTCCAGCAGGAGGACCGAGGCCGATCCGGACAGCTCCGCCGCCATCGAGGCGCCCGCGATCCCACCACCGACAACAAGAAAATCCACGATCGACATCGGCCCGTTCGCGCATCCTTCCGCCACCGCCGGTCGTTCGCGGCGACCGGATTGGAGCCCGCTGTGCCAGCCACTTTCGGATTTGACAAGATATTTTCACTTCCAGCAAGACGGCGTGAAATCGCTTGCATTCCCTGCGCGGCGCCACAATTTCACGGTGGCACGCTGTCGGCACCTGAAAGTTTTTCTCGCGGTGCGGCCGACTCTGCCGCTATATTGCGCGCCGCTGAGGCGGGATGGGGACAAGGATGCTGAAGCCAGGAGAAACGCTGAGAAAGCTGCGGGCGGCGCGGGGGCTGACCCTGGATGAGGTCAGCGGGAAGACGGGGCTGGCGGCGTCCACCCTTTCGAAAATCGAAAACAACAAGATGTCGCTGACCTTCGACAAGCTCCAGCGCATCAGCAACGGCCTCAACATCGACATTTCGGAGCTTTTCAAGAACGGCGCGCCCGAGCCCGGGGGGACCGAAGGCCCGCGCGGGCGGCGGAGCGTCACGCGCGCCGGCGAAGGCGAACTCATCGAAAGCCAGAATTATCTTCACCGTTACGCCGCGACCGATCTGCTGAAAAAGCAGTTCGTTCCGATCATCGCCGACGTCATGGCGCGCAGCATCGAGGATTTCGGCGAGATGGTGAACCATCCCGGCGAGGAATATTCGCTGGTGCTCGAAGGCGAGATCGAGCTCCACACCAAATATTATGCACCGCTGCGGCTCGGCGTCGGCGATTCGGTCTATTTCGACAGCGGCATGGACCATGCCTATATTGCCGTCGGCGAAGGGCGTTGCCGGATGCTCTGCATCTGCACGCCCTCGGATCACCCCGGGCTCGTCGACATGGCGAGTCCCTAGCCGGACCAATGCCTTCGCCATTTCGGCAAGTCTTTTTCCAGATCGATAAATTTTTGTTGCCTGCGTCGGCCAAGCGCCTACGATGGTTCGCAAACACCATCAGGGAGGCGGAATTCATGCGGATGCGCGCCACAACCGGTCGGGTCGTTGGGGCGCTGGCCCTTCTGCTCTCGCTGGGGGCCGCGGCGCCGAGCCGGCAGCCCGCCTTCGACATCGTCATTTCCGGCGGCCGCGTCATGGATCCGGAAACGGGCTTCGATCGAATCGCCAATGTCGGAATACGCGGCCATTCGATCGTCGCGATCTCGACGACGCCGCTCCACGGCCAGGTCGAGATCGATGCGCGCGGCAATGTGGTCGCGCCCGGCTTCATCGATCTGCACGCGCATGGCCAGATGCAACTCGCGCAGCGCTATCAGGCGCATGACGGCGTCACCACCGCCATCGATGCGGAGGCCGGCGCACTGCCGCTGGCGCCCTATTATCAGGCGATGGCCGGCCGCTCGATCATCAATTACGGCGTCTCAGCCTCGCATCGTTGCGCCCGGATCGAGGTGATCGGCGGCGTGCCGTGCGGCGGCCATTTCGCGACCAACGAGGCCACCTATCGCGTGTGGACCCATGCCGGGGCGGCGGGCGATCGTCCCTTCACCCAGCCGGCGACACCGGAGCAGCAGGCCCGCATCGTCGCCCTCCTGCGCCAGGCGGTGGACGAGGGCGCCATCGGCGTCGGCCTCGGTCTCGAATATACGCCCGGCGCCGGACGCTCGGAAATCTATGACATTTTCAAGATGGCCGCCGACATCAATGCGCCGGTCTTCGTCCATGTCCGCCGGCGCACGCCCGATGCCGCGCCGGGCGTGCCGATCGCGGTGGTGCAGGAGCTGATCGCGGACGCGGCGGTCACCGGCGCCTCGCTCCACATCTGCCACGTCCACAGCACCGGCCTTGGCGACACGCCGGTTCTGATCGACATGATCGACCGGGCCGAGGCGCGCGGGATCGACGTCACCAGCGAAGCCTATCCCTATACGGCGGGCAGCACGATGATCGGCTCCGAATTCTTCGCGCCGGGCTGGCAGCAGCGTTCGTCGATCACCTACAGCGATCTCCAGTGGACCGCGACCGGCGAGCGGCTGACCGAGGAGAGCTTCAACCGCTACCGGCGCGAAACGCCGAACGGGATGGTGATCGTCCACATGATCCCCGACGCGATCGTCGACCAGGCAATCGCCGCTTCCAATCTCCTGATCTCGTCCGACGGACAGCCCTGGATGACGCAGGGCGAGCATCCGCGCGGCGCCGGCACCTTCTCGCGCGTGCTCGGTCGCTATGTGCGCGAACGCCACACGCTCACCCTGATGGCGGCGCTGCGCAAGATGACCCTGCTGCCCGCGCAACGGCTCGAACAGATCGCGCCCGCGATGCACAACAAGGGCCGGATCCGCGTCGGCGCCGATGCCGACATCGTCATCTTCGATCCCAACCGGATCATCGACAATGCCACCTACGAGCATCCGATGCAGTTTTCGGGCGGCATCTCGACGCTGATCGTCGGCGGCACGCCGGTGATCCGCAACGGCGAGCTCGTCGCGAACGTGTTTCCGGGCCAGGCGGTGCGTTCGCAGCCGACAGCGGCGCGCCGGCCGGCGACGAACCGCCCGGCGCGCCGCAATACCGCCTAGCCTTCCTCTCCCGACAGGAACTGCGACATGAGCAAAGCCCCCAGCCTGTTCCAGCGTCTGATCCTGCCGGGCTTCGCCTTCAAGGCCGTGATCATCGGCGGGGGCTATGCGACGGGGCGCGAGCTCGTCCAGTTCTTCTTCCCGAGCGGGCCGCTCGGCGGCGTCATGGGCCTTCTCTTCGCCGCGGCGATCTGGAGCGTCGTCGCGACGCTCACCTTCCTCTTCGCGCTGGCGACCGACAGCTATGACTACCGCACCTTTTTCAAGCGCCTGCTCGGCCCGGCCTGGCCAGCCTTCGAGATCATCTACATCCTGCTGATCCTGCTCGTCCTCTCGGTGTTCGGGGCAGCGGCGGGAGAGATTTTCAGGCTCGCCTTCGGCCTGCCGCCGCTCGTCGGGACGCTTGCCCTGATGAGCGCGATCATCGTCGTCGTGATGGCCGGGCAGCACGCGGTCGAGAGCGTGTTCAAATATGTCTCGATCTTCCTCTATCTCGTCTACATGCTCGTCGTCGCGCTGTCCTTCTACAAGCTCGGCGACCGGATCTCCGCCGCCTTCGCGATGGACGTGCCGACCTCCGGCTGGGCGATGGGCGGCCTCACCTATGCCGGCTACAATCTCATCGGCGCAGTGGTGATCCTGCCCGTGGCGCGCCACCTCACCAGCCGGCGCGACGCCGTGATCGCCGGCCTGCTCAGCGGGCCGCTGGCGGCGCTTCCCGGCCTGCTCTTCTTCCTGTGCATGACCGCGCTCTACCCTGGCATCGGCGACGCCGTGATCCCGTCCGACAGCCTGCTCGCGGCGCTTGGCATGCCGATCCTCCACGTCGTCTTCCAGCTGATGATCCTTTCGGCGCTGCTCGAGAGCGGCGTCGGCTTCGTCCACGCGGTCAACGAACGGGTCGCCAGCGTCTACCGCCTGCGCGGCCGCACGATGTCCCATTGGGCGCGCTTCGGCGTGGCGACGACCGTCCTTGTCGGCGCGGTCTTCGTCGCCGCGCGCTTCGGCCTCGTCGAGCTCGTGGCGCGCGGCTACGGCGCCTTCGCGTGGCTGGTCCTGGCGGTCTATGTGGTGCCGCTTCTGACGATCGGCACCTGGCGGCTCCTCGCCGCGCGCAGGCCCGGCGCCGCCGCGACGGACGAAGCCCCCGCCTCCATCGGCTGAAAGAGGACGCCCCACCCCACCGGACGCCCCACCCCACCGGGCGGCAAGAAAATGGCCGGCTGACCGGGGACGTGTCGGTCAGCCGGCCGCCGGCCCCTGGGGGATTGAGAGTGGGGCGGCGAGGGGAAGCCTTATTCCGCCGGCTGTGCCGCAGCGGTCTGCATCGGCGGATCGAACGGCTCCGAGGCGCCGCGCGGCACGATCGGAAGGATGATCTCCGACGTGTAGCGGCGGTCATGATGCACCCGGGTGTGGGCGATCGCGGTTTCGGTGCCGGAATCGGAATTGGCCGTATTGAGGTTGCGGCCGAACACCGGGAAATCGCTGCTCGTCACCTCGACCCTGAAGCGGTGGCCGGCACGGAAATAGTTGCTGGTCGGGAAGAGATCGACCGGGATCCGATAGACCTGGCCCGGCTGCATCAGCTCCGGATCGGACATCGAGTTGCGATATTTCGCGCGGGCGATCCCCTCGGCGATGTTGAGCGACCGGCCATCGGGATAGACGTCCATCAGCCGCACGACGACGTCGGTATCGACCACGTCGGAGGAGATATAGATGTTGGCGCGCACCGGCCCCGTCACCTCGACGTCCTCGGCCAGCGGCTGCCCCGTATAGACGAGCACGTCGTCACGCTGCTCGACCGATGCGTGGTCGACGCTGCCTTGCGGCAGGCCCCCGCGCGCGCCGGCGGTGCGGCTGCTCAGCGACGGCACCGGGTGGTTGGGATCATAGGTGAAGGTGTCGGGCGCGCCCCGGCCGTTGCCTTCGACAAGCATGCCGTCGCCGGCGGCGGTGTTGGCGTGGCCGCCGCTCGACAGCCGCATCGACCGATACTGCGTTCCCGGGATTGGGAAGGCATCCGCCTGCCGCCATTGGTTCAGCGCGGGGAGGAAATAGATGAAGTTCTTGTGGGTCGGCGCTTCGCGACCGAGCAGGACATGATCCATCCAGCGGTCGCGAAGCGAATCGAGATCGATGATCGCCTGCGGCCCGGCATCGAGCGCGCCGATGACACGGTTGCGGTTCACGCCGTGGAGCCATGGCCCGATCACGAGGACATGATTCCCGGGCGTTGCCGAATGGCCGCGCGCATTCTCGTAATTGCGCACCGCGCCGAGCAGCTGGCCTTCATACCAGCCGGTGACGTTGAAGGTTGGAATATCGCGCCCGGGCGTGTTCCCGGTCGCCTGCAGCGGCTGCCAGTAGGGGCCGAAGCGATCCTCGCGCATCGCATCCTCCCACGCCTGGACGCGGCGGCCGTTGCGCTGGTCGATGGTGGAGAGCGGGAGCGCGGCCATCACCTCGCCCCAGTCGAAATCCTCGACCTCGTGCGGATGGTTCACCCGGCCATATTCCTGCATCATCCACGTGAAGATGAGATCGAGCTTCGGAACGCCGTTGAAGCGGACGAAATCGCCGAAGCCGTCGGCCGGGGCGACGTAGGAAACGATCGCGCTCTGGTGCGGATTGCGCTCGCGCCACAAGTTCCACTGCGAATTGCCGCTATAGGACGCGCCGATCGTCGCCACCTGGCCGTTCGACCAGTCTTGCTGCGCGATCCAGTCCAGCACATGGGCGCCGTCGGCGGCATCGCGGAACGGCGCGAAGTCCCCGCCTGAATCGAAGCGGCCGCGCACGTCGACCGAAACATAGGCATAGCCGCGATTGACGAAGTCGATCACCTGGGCCGCGCTCGCGTCCTTCCCATAGGGGGTCTGGAGGAAGACGGTCGGGTGCTTCTGATCGTCCGCCGGACGCAGCACGGTCGCCGACAGGCGCACGCCGTCGGGCATGGTGATGCCGACATCATATTGCGCGATCGTGTTCGGGTAGCGAAAGCCGACCTGCGGCGGGCTGGCCTGCGCCGATGGCTGATCGGCCTGCGCGACCGAGCCGGCGACGGCGAGCGCGAGGCTGGCCCCCGCCAGCAAAAACGTGCGGAACGTCTTCATTCTCGTCTCCTTCCACCGGCGCGCCGCCGATGCTCACATGTTGAAGCGGATGCCTACGCGGAACACGCGTCCGAGGACGTCATAGAAATTGGGGTTGGCGGCCTCGAACACGAACGGCGTGCCGCTCGGCCCGGGCGCGACCACCGCCGGATCCTTGTTGAAGACGTTGATGACGTTGAAGAAGAGCTCCGCCTCTCCGCCGCCCGGCGTGTGCAGCCGGCGCGCCAGATAGGCGTCGAGATAGAAGGCGCCAGGAATGTGATTGTCGTTGATCGTGCGGTTCGCGATCGTCGACGTCGGGCAGCCCGACGTGCATTCGATGAAGCTGGTGTCGTAGACGCCGGCGCTGACGCCGCGGCCGGTGATCGTCGCCGTCGTGTTGCGGTTCGAATAGGTGATCGAGCCGCGATAGATCCAGTTGGGCACGCCGAAGGCGGCGGCATTGCTCCCCGCCTGGTCGGTGGGCGCATCGATGCCGTTGTCGGTAAAGCTCTTGAGATAATGGGTGGCGAGCAGGCTGAAGGTGAGGTTGCCCGAAAGCCCGCCGGAAATGTCGGCGAGATTCATCCGGTAATCCGCCTGGAAATCGATGCCGCGCGCAATCTGCGACACAAAGTTGAACGGCTGGAGCCGGATCTGGGTGATGACGTCGGCGCCGTTGACCGTGCCCCGCGTGATCGCCGCGCAATAGGTCGAATCGCCCGCGAAGCAGCGATCGACGATCGTCTGCGCCGAGACCGATGCGATCGCTCCCGAAATCTTGATGTTGTAATAGTCGGCCGAGACGCTGAAGCCCGGAATGAAACGCGGCTGAAGCACCACGCCGAGGCCCAGCGTGTCGGCCACTTCCGGACGCAGATCCGGATTGCCGGTGACGAGCC
This genomic interval carries:
- a CDS encoding SDR family oxidoreductase, whose product is MANRIVVTGAAGSLGRAVIAKLARSGVPVAAIFRKDTAEMPSSDVVAIDGIDLTDAGSARGAFDAIAARHGPIGGLVNVAGGFAWETVGDGGEDTWDRLFAINLKTAFNACTAAIPHLAAGGAIVNVAAAAAQEAGLGNAAYAASKAGVLRLTESLAAELRPRGVRANAVLPTIIDTAPNRAAMPDADFTKWVRPDELANVIAFLLSDEASAIDGAAIPVAGRL
- a CDS encoding NAD(P)/FAD-dependent oxidoreductase, with translation MSIVDFLVVGGGIAGASMAAELSGSASVLLLEAEAQPNYHSTGRSAAIFFEMYGKPPVRALSRASKPLFFHPPGDFADAPLVGARGALYIANKEQLERLEAFAGQPDIRRFARRLSAEDARALCPVLRPDYVAGGLEEPGAADIDVHGLHQAYLRRLKLNGGTLLTSKRVEAIRRDGDAWVVSAGAESFEGRILVNAAGAWGDEIARLAGVAPLGLEPRRRTAALVDPPADAGPIAGWPLVIDIDEQFYFKPDAGLVLLSPADETLVEPCDIQPEEWDIALAVDRVGKAADIPVRHIRHSWAGLRTFSPDRVPVCGFDGVVPGFFWLVGQGGYGVQTAPGMARLGAALAQGAPLCDSLLANEVDPADFSPRRFEGRRQG
- a CDS encoding autotransporter outer membrane beta-barrel domain-containing protein, whose amino-acid sequence is MRRLLAYSSLTPLALVAAAFPAHAQRSIDNAVTTPVATSTANNGAAADVSVTANGSVTVTSGAAVTIDSDNDVANAGKININNANNATGILALPGRTGDITNSGTISVLEDYTPKDNDNDGDLDGPFAQGSNRFGIRVGPGGTFTGAIANSGTITIEGNDSAGIAIDSALSGTLANNGTIAVTGDRSYGLRAGDISGNVRIAGSISATGEGAVGVALDGDIGGALVIQGAIASTGYRSITPPSDTSKLDSDDLLQGGPALRISGNVAGGIVFAVPPPDKDANNADEDNDGIPDATEGSANVASRGAAPAVQIGSASEAITVGAIAGNASGYGLVVDGAIAGIGTYAGVNGNGLVIGGLGGNVTIAGGMAVNGSVSASSNGANATAIHIGSGASVPTIQVAGRVTAAGGTDAGDLSQAILIDQGANVATIRNSGAISANAGANGSAAAIVDRSGGVGLVENKGSISASGASAIAIDLSANTSGAIVRQTEVEQGATPPAINGGILFGTGNDRLEIADGAVTGATSFGAGDDTLSLGGDAAYKGNVSFGAGADHMVLAGQSTYSGNADFGGGADLLEVNGTASFLGGLANGGGLDVRVGGGRFQATNQGSVALNSIAITGGGTLGVSIDGAAGTNTHYDVAGTASFAAGSHVQVRLANISQSAGRYEFLSAGALTGADNLTFDATGLPFLFKGALEADGNDLAITISRKTASELGLNGSATRAYDAIFAALDKDSAVGSVFLGIADSATLRAQIGQMLPDHAGGAFETVTTASRTTARFLADPNAPVADLGGGWGFWLQQVAWGTSKNLGDTAAYDVNGWGANGAVERRTGIGSFGLSLAYLAGQDANGDNDNEVRTDQFELAGYWRVQAGALHAYARASAARINFDSTRSFAGISLAGAEVDRTSEADWHGWLYSAAAGLSYELRFGRVLLRPGAGIDYYRLTEGGYAETGGGDSFDLTVGRRTSDELAGTANLSLGYEFGSRSPDSIWVRTEIEGGRREILSGRLGATTAQFADGDPFTLEPAQRTSGWEGALRVIGGSGVTTIAAEGHAEEQNGRASVGFRVSVAFGF
- a CDS encoding YkvI family membrane protein; its protein translation is MSKAPSLFQRLILPGFAFKAVIIGGGYATGRELVQFFFPSGPLGGVMGLLFAAAIWSVVATLTFLFALATDSYDYRTFFKRLLGPAWPAFEIIYILLILLVLSVFGAAAGEIFRLAFGLPPLVGTLALMSAIIVVVMAGQHAVESVFKYVSIFLYLVYMLVVALSFYKLGDRISAAFAMDVPTSGWAMGGLTYAGYNLIGAVVILPVARHLTSRRDAVIAGLLSGPLAALPGLLFFLCMTALYPGIGDAVIPSDSLLAALGMPILHVVFQLMILSALLESGVGFVHAVNERVASVYRLRGRTMSHWARFGVATTVLVGAVFVAARFGLVELVARGYGAFAWLVLAVYVVPLLTIGTWRLLAARRPGAAATDEAPASIG
- a CDS encoding CocE/NonD family hydrolase — its product is MKTFRTFLLAGASLALAVAGSVAQADQPSAQASPPQVGFRYPNTIAQYDVGITMPDGVRLSATVLRPADDQKHPTVFLQTPYGKDASAAQVIDFVNRGYAYVSVDVRGRFDSGGDFAPFRDAADGAHVLDWIAQQDWSNGQVATIGASYSGNSQWNLWRERNPHQSAIVSYVAPADGFGDFVRFNGVPKLDLIFTWMMQEYGRVNHPHEVEDFDWGEVMAALPLSTIDQRNGRRVQAWEDAMREDRFGPYWQPLQATGNTPGRDIPTFNVTGWYEGQLLGAVRNYENARGHSATPGNHVLVIGPWLHGVNRNRVIGALDAGPQAIIDLDSLRDRWMDHVLLGREAPTHKNFIYFLPALNQWRQADAFPIPGTQYRSMRLSSGGHANTAAGDGMLVEGNGRGAPDTFTYDPNHPVPSLSSRTAGARGGLPQGSVDHASVEQRDDVLVYTGQPLAEDVEVTGPVRANIYISSDVVDTDVVVRLMDVYPDGRSLNIAEGIARAKYRNSMSDPELMQPGQVYRIPVDLFPTSNYFRAGHRFRVEVTSSDFPVFGRNLNTANSDSGTETAIAHTRVHHDRRYTSEIILPIVPRGASEPFDPPMQTAAAQPAE
- a CDS encoding helix-turn-helix domain-containing protein; this translates as MLKPGETLRKLRAARGLTLDEVSGKTGLAASTLSKIENNKMSLTFDKLQRISNGLNIDISELFKNGAPEPGGTEGPRGRRSVTRAGEGELIESQNYLHRYAATDLLKKQFVPIIADVMARSIEDFGEMVNHPGEEYSLVLEGEIELHTKYYAPLRLGVGDSVYFDSGMDHAYIAVGEGRCRMLCICTPSDHPGLVDMASP
- a CDS encoding amidohydrolase family protein, with product MRATTGRVVGALALLLSLGAAAPSRQPAFDIVISGGRVMDPETGFDRIANVGIRGHSIVAISTTPLHGQVEIDARGNVVAPGFIDLHAHGQMQLAQRYQAHDGVTTAIDAEAGALPLAPYYQAMAGRSIINYGVSASHRCARIEVIGGVPCGGHFATNEATYRVWTHAGAAGDRPFTQPATPEQQARIVALLRQAVDEGAIGVGLGLEYTPGAGRSEIYDIFKMAADINAPVFVHVRRRTPDAAPGVPIAVVQELIADAAVTGASLHICHVHSTGLGDTPVLIDMIDRAEARGIDVTSEAYPYTAGSTMIGSEFFAPGWQQRSSITYSDLQWTATGERLTEESFNRYRRETPNGMVIVHMIPDAIVDQAIAASNLLISSDGQPWMTQGEHPRGAGTFSRVLGRYVRERHTLTLMAALRKMTLLPAQRLEQIAPAMHNKGRIRVGADADIVIFDPNRIIDNATYEHPMQFSGGISTLIVGGTPVIRNGELVANVFPGQAVRSQPTAARRPATNRPARRNTA